From the Marispirochaeta aestuarii genome, the window CATCGCAAGCTGGGGATTTTCCGTCAGATTCAGTACGGTCTTCGCAATTGCCTGGGGAACCCGCTGCCGGGACAAGGCCCATCCCAGAAGATACGAAAAGGCCAGTATTATCATGATGATGGCCGTGGTAGTAACCGTCCCAATGAGTCCCTCATAGAGATCCTTCAAGGTCAGCTCACGATATACAAAAAAACCTATGAGCATGGCATAGAGTACCGCCACTGCCCCTGCTTCCGTGGGGGTGGTAATGCCGAAGGAGATAAATCCCAGTATGATCAGGGGTAGAAGCAGGGCGAGAAGGGCATCGCGGGTGGCAGACAGGAGCTCATGCATGGAAAAGTTATCCGCCTTTGGATAGCTCCTTGCCTTGGACACGCGATACGCCACAGCCATCTGAAAGAGTCCCACCAGAATGCCGGGAACAAGTCCCGCCAGAAACAGCCTTCCGATGGATGTGGATGAGACAAATCCGTGAAGAACCATGGGTATGCTCGGCGGAATGATGATCCCGATGGTTGCAGATGACGAGGTTACCGCAGCTGAGAAGCGTCCGCTGTAGCCCTCCTTTTTCATTGCCGGAATCAGAACCTGCCCGACAGCTCCCGTATCAGCCACCGCGGAACCGGAAATACCGGCAAAGAACATACTCGCAATAATATTAACCAGGGCAAGTCCGCCCCGTACATGTCCCACCATCGCTTTGGCCAGGCGGATAATACGACGGGTTATTCCCCCGGTATTCATCAGGTTGCCGGCCAGGATAAACAGGGGCAGTGCCAGAAGCACATAGTTGTTCGCCCCGCTGTGAAGCTGCTGCGGAATTATCGACAGTGGAGCATTCTGCAAAAGCATGTACCCCAGGGATGCAATACCGAGAGCGAATCCCAGGGGAATAAAAGCCGCCAGTCCGACAAGCGTAGCAGTAATCAGTACAATCAATCCTAAATTCATCTTCCTCTACCTCCAGAATTGCCAAACTCAGCTATCCGTTGTGTTCCTGTTCCGAATCTTTCCTGGAAATCCCGACGGGCCCGCCGGCTTCCTCCAGGTAGTACCAGTAATCACTGTTCCGGAGGATTTCGATAATTTCGAAAATGAGATATATAATCCACAGAAAAGCAGCAATGGGAATAATCATGTACTGATAGAACATGGGAATCCCCAGATAGGGACTGCTCAGATTGCGAAACGCACCCGCGAAGAGCAGTCCGTAGTGGATTACATAAACGTTCAGTATAATCACAAAAAAATCTCCCGCCACAAGAACAGAGCGCTGCAGAGAGGGCTTGAGTACGCTGTAGAGCAGCGAGATTCTCATATGTTTCTTTTCCACAAAGGCAAGAAAAGAACCGAAAAAGGTAATCCAGATCATGGTGGCAAGGGCGATCTCTTCGGTCCACCCCACGGGGCGTCTGAAAACATACCGGGCCGTAACCTGCAGTACGACAACAAAGACCATAATTAATAACGCGGCAAGGGATGTTGCCCTGGTAATATTTTCAAGCAAGCGTATTATTCTGCGCATGAGACCTCCATTACGTATGCCGCTTTACCTGCGGAAAAATGCCGGACACCGCGGCTGAATGCGGTGTCCGTACCCTGGCTGCTGCCAGTACAGTCCGACTTTTTCTTTGCGTCAGCAGTATCAGTACTGCTCCCCTGCCTTATTAATCTTTTCGATAAGTTCACCAAAACGGTCGGTGTAATTGGGCCAGATCTGCTCCAGGGCAACCTTTCGGAAAGCGGCATTGTTGGCGGTATTGACCTTGAGTCCCGTCTCTTCAACCATTTCGTTGAGCATGTCGGTCTCATTGTCCACGATAAATTGAATGACCCATTCGCTGGCTTCCTGGGCTGCCTCGTGAAGAACATCCTTCTGCTCCTGACTGAGGCTCTGGTACTTCTTTTCATTGATAAGGGTTTTCTGGAATGCATACACGTGATTGGTTATGGACAGATACTTCTGCACTTCATTCAGCTGGGCAGAGTAGATGTTGATTATGGGGTTTTCCTGACCGTCGAAGGTACCTGACTGCAGAGCACCATACACTTCAGGGAAGGAGAGAGCACTGGCCGCTGCGCCGAAGGTCTCGAAAGTCCTGACCCTGATTTCGCTGCTTGGTGTCCGTATTCTCAATCCCTTGAGATCCTCAGGCTTATCAATGGGACGAACATTGTTGGTGATCTGCCGGAATCCGTTTTCATAATAGGTCAGGATCCGCAGTCCATGGGCGTCAATCAGCCTCCGGGAAAGCTCTTCTCCAATTTCTCCCCAGGCTACAGCGTAGGCATGGTCCCGGTTCTTGAAAATGAAGGGAAGATCGAAGACTCCAAAACCATCTACAAACTGAACGATCGGGGTAGACAGATTCGCCATATCCACAGTCCCCATCTTGGCCTGCTGAGCATTCTCCATGGCCGGGCCCAGCTCTGCCGCGGGATAAATATCGATTTCCATCTTACCACCGCTCATCTTTTCCACATTTTCCTTGAAACGTTCTCCCCACAGATACACCGGATGGGGTTCGACGGTTTCATGGGCAAAGGTAAGCACCAGCTTCTCTTCACCCGCGGCAGCCCCTTCGGCTTCACCGCCTGCCCAGAGAGTAAAACCTGCAAGCAGAAACAGCACCGTCAATGAAACAACGCGTCTCATAGACACCTCCTAATTGATACTATCCCTTCTTATGCAGTTTTTATGCCATCCTGTGATCCTCGTCGACATGGAAGCTAAAGCGTTAAAGCATAAACATTTAAATTTTACAATTAATATAAACTATCCTGAAAGACAGAATCAGCGCTAGCACATTTTGCGGCATTGCATATACTGGTTGCATTACCGCAACTACATCGGCAGGATCCTGCCGCAAAGCGTCACAGTCCGAAGACAAGAACGATATACAGGGGTAAAACAAGCAGATACAGCAGGTAATTCAGGAGAATGGTAAAAGAGACATGATCCTCCTGCATTCCCGCCTTGGATGCGATGAGGGATAAATTCGTAGCCGGGGGTGTCGTCATTTCAAGAAAAAGTATCCATTTCTGACTGAAGGACAAGCGCCCCTCAAATGCGGGAATCCTCATAATCAGAACAAAGATTCCGGGAAGCAGAAAGAAACGGACAAGAGAAACAAGCAGTGTACCGGGCAGCAGTCTGCCGATACTAGCGCGATTCAGCTGCAGCTGCCCGATCTGAGTCCCCAGGATGAAGAGAATGAGGGGAAAAGTCAGGGAACCAAGAAGTTCAAGGGAGCGCAGCAGATGATGAAGCAGCTGATCCTCTGACTCGAAAAGGGTGTTCAAACCGCTTACTGCCGCGGCTGTTCCCGCAAGGATTCCAATGAGAGGCGGTGTAATGATTTCCCGCACTTTGGGAAGCCTGCCCTGCCCGGTTATCAGAAAATTGCCGATGGACCAGAGAATCGGCGTTTCCGCCAGAATGTAGGCTCCCACGTACATGGAGGGAAGGTTCGGTGCAAGCTGTTCAGCAAAGAGCGGCAGGGAAAGGGGCAGAAGCTCGGTTATGGTAAGGGGTATCATCCCGGAGTTTCCGAAGGAGGAAAGAGCGATATAGGTTCTTCTCTCCTGCCTGGATCCGGGAAGAAAACGAAAAACCAGAACCGAAACCGCCAGGGCCGCCGCGATAATGACCACAGCCGCCAGAGGAAAAAGAAAGGCACCCTTTATTTCCGCGGCATCGATCTTTGCAATACGGGCAAAAAAATAGAGAGGAAAAGCCACCTGAACAATCAGGCGGCTTAAGGAGCGATAGAAATCCTTCGGCCAGCCGCCGAAGCGGCCGGCCAGGACTCCAATGGCCACAATACCGGCCAGCTGCAGAAGAGAATACAGGACTGGTATGAACAGGGTCTGAGGGTTCACCCTTTTTCAGGCCCCCAGCCAACCGCCGTCCACGGGCAGGATATGTCCGTTGACAAAATCCGAAGCATCGGAGGCCAAAAAAATTACCGGCCCCATAATGTCTTCCAGTTCTCCAAGACGTTTCATGGGTATCCTGCCTAAGACCCAGTTCTTCATTTCCGGGTTGGAAAGAATCTTTTTATTTATCGCCGTAAGGGTAAAAACAGGTGCGATACCGTTTACATTTACCCCCTTGGGACCCCATTCTATGGCAAGGGATCTGGTTATCTGGTTAACTGCCCCCTTGCTGGGAGCATAGGCAAGATCCTCAGCCCTGCCTTGAAAACCTCTGACGGAAGAAATATTGATAATCTTTCCCCGTTTTTTTTCCAGCATATAACGCCCGGCATACTTGCAGGTAAGCATTATGGACTTGAGATTCACATCCATGACCCTCTGCCAGGCAGCGGTATCGAACTCGGTGGAGGACTGCAGGTGGACGATCCCCTGACTGTTGACCAGGATATCGATCCCTCCATAGGTCTCCTCCATGAAGGACATCAGCTCTTCAACTTTTTTCTCCTCCGTAACATCCGCCGCGAAACTGGTTCCTTTTCGTCCGAGACGGTTTATCGCCTCGGCTGTTTCCGTCAAACCGGCGGGTCCGCGGCCGGATACACACACGTCAGCCCCCGCAGCGGCAAGCCCCAATGCCATGGCCTGTCCCAGCCCCTTGGTTCCGCCGACTACAAGGGCACTCCTGCCGCTGAGGCGGAACCTGTCGGTAACCGTCTTCGCCTGTTCAAACACTCTATCCAGGTCTGACACTCTAGGCCTCCACGATGTCGATAAGTCCGGTTCTCTCGTCTGTCACTCTGGTAGTTTTTACCCCTTTGAAGGCAATAAGCCCAACCTCGACACGGTAACAGCAGCGGGAACCGGGTTCCAGGTGTCCGACATACACCTTGTCATTGGGAGGGTCGGAAACGACTACGTGAATATGGGGTTCTCCCCCGGCAACGGAGCCGCCCAGAGAACCAACCTCAACCGGGCCTTCCAGGTTATAGTATTTATCCACCGGGGGAAGTCCGGTACTGGTAATGGCATGCAGATTGCAGATATCGAAAGAGCCTATACCGGAGGTAAAAACTCCAGCGTCGATATTCTTCTCCTTTAAAAACTTTCTGAGTTCTTCGATGATAAGTTCGCCCCGGCGGAACGAGATCATGTAACATTCGATTCCATTGGCAGCAGGTATGGCTAACATTGTTTCCTCCTTACGGAAATTACTTGAGCATATTGGGAATCCACAGGACAACCTGCGGCATATAGGTGACCATCAGCAGGGTTCCGATCAGCGGGATAAGGTAAAAAGCAACCTCGCTCATGATATCCTTTATGGAGACCTTGGCTATATCGCTGATCAGGAAGAGGGAGAGCCCCATGGGGGGAGTGACCAGGCCGATCATAATATTGAAGATAAACACAATCCCCAGGTGGATTTCGTTTACTCCTGCACCGACGAGGGGGGGCACCACAATGGGGACCAGCAGCAGAGTGGCGGTTGTACTGTCCAGGAACATACCGACAATAAAGAGCAGGATGTTCAGAATCAGCAGCAGCACAAGGGGATTCTGGCTTATGGACAGCAGAAAGCTCGAGAACATCTGGGGTATCTGCTCGATGGCAAGAATCCAGCCGAAGAGGGCCGCCGCCGCGACAATAATCATTATTGTAGAGGTCGACTTGACCGTCTCGAACAGGGCGGTAAGAATATGCCGCCAGGTAAGCTCACGGTAGATAACCAGGCTGATAAAAAAGACATAGACGACCGTCGCACTTGCAGCCTCGGTGGGGGTAAAGAGACCGGAAAGCATACCGAAGATCAGCAGTATCGGTGTAAGGAGCGCCGGAAAGGCGGGAATAAAGTCCCGGACCACCTCTTTTACGGTGGGCCAGCGCTCCGCCCGGGGATATCCCCGCACAACGGAGATGACACCGGTCATTATCATCATGGCACCCACAGCCAGCACCGCGGGCATGATTCCCGCCAGAAGCAGCTTGACAATGGAGACACTCGCTACGGAGCCGTAGATGACCAGGGGAATACTGGGCGGAAAGATCGGTCCCACCGTAGCGGAGGCGGCGGTAACCGCCGAAGCGAAAGATCCTCTGAAGCCCTTCTCTTTCATGGCCTTGATCTCGATCTGCCCCAGGCCTCCCACATCCGCCAGGGCGGCGCCTGACATGCCGGAAAAAATCAGGCTGGCAAAAATATTAACCTGGGCGAGTCCGCCGGGAAAGCGGCCAACCAGGGTATCGGCGAATTTAAATATTCGGTTGGTAACCCCCGATGAGTTCATGAGGTTTCCCACGAAGATAAATACAGGAACCGCAATAAAAGGGTATGAATCGAGGGCGTAATGCATTCTCTGGGTCACCAGAGTCAAGGTCACCCCGGAGCTGAAAACATAGAGAAGTGCGGGAATGATTATGGAAAGAACGACTGGAAAACCCAGTATGAATAAAATGAAGAACAAGGCTAACAGAACAAAACCCATAAAAGAATCCTCCGGTAGTAAGGCTTACGGCTTGTTTTTCGACCAGGGGACATCAGGATGCCTGAGAAAGCGTATGAACATCCTTGTGTAAGCCACGGTCAGCAGAATGAATCCCAAAACGGTCGGCATAATGAATATGGGAAAAGGAATCGACAGGGTTGCAGTCCGGTTTGCGAGGTTCTGCATCAGGGTTAAAACCGATCCGTAGGCAACGATCCCGAAGACCACGGCGGCACTGAGAAACGAAAGCAGCCGGACAGGATAGCGAAGCCAGAAGGGAAACCACGTCTGCAGCTCTTCCATTCTTATATGCCCGCCCTCCCTTGCAGCATAGGGTGCACCAAAAAAAACCACGCAGATCAGAAAGTAGCGTACCAGCTCCTCAGCACCTTTAAGGGGAGCCAGAAAAACCACCCGCATGACGATCTGTGCAATTACCAGCAGAATGAGGCTTGCAAGAAAGAATGTACCGAGATACTTATCCAAATTTCGGATAAAGGCCTTCATTAGGGACTCCTTCGTATGATCACATCTAAAAACTTCTCTTGTGTAAAATTACCACGTTTTCAGGGGTGTCCATATTACAAAAAGGGCGCCGCCGCGCAGGTGTCGTGGCGGCGCCGGAAATACAAATCCGGAATCAGCGCTTACTTGATCTGCTGAATTCTCTCTACATAGGGTTTCCAGTTGGGGAAATCCTGGTACAGCTTGGCCAGTACGGCTTCGCGGAACTCGTCGATCTTGAGGCCGTTGGACTCGTCGATAAAGGTCATGCCTTCGTCCATCAGTTTCTGCTTGACCTCGTCGTTTACGGCCGCGACCCATTCTACCGATTCATCCCGTACCTCAACCATTGCTTCCTTGATCAGCGCCTGGTCGGCTTCGGGGATTTTCTGCCAGGACTTCTCGTTGATGAAGGTTACCAGAACAGCGTGCATGTGACTGGTCATCATGATGTAGTCCTGAACTTCGTAGAATTTCTGGGCATAGATGTTTTCCAGCGGATTTTCCTGACCAAGAACAACACCGGTCATAAGGGCCGTATGAAGTTCGGTGATCTCAACAGGGGTAGGAATAGCGCCCATACCTTCGATCATGGTCATCCACAGCTGAACGGGAACACCCCGGAACTTTTTACCCTTCATGTCGGCGGGAGAATAGACGGGATATGTGGCAGAGAGCTGCCGGGCGCCGCGGTAGTGCACGCCGAGGAGCCGGATACCTGCTATGTCCACCAGTTCTTCACTGAACTCCTGGGCAACGGGAGAGACATTGGGGTCACCGGCTTTGATGGCATGATCAACATCCCTGTAGATAAAGGGAGAGTTGAAAACCGACATGTCGGTCATATACTTGCCGAGGGAGGAAAAGTCGTGGTGTCCCATATCGATGGCCCCTGACTTGATCCCGTCCACCATTTCACTGACACCGCCCAGCTGGGAATTGGGATAAACCTGAAGCTTTACTCTTCCGTCGCTCTTTTCTTCAATTCTCTTTGCAAGGGTGTCCGCATACTTTGTCTGAATTTCTCCGGCGATACCGACATGGGCATACTTCAGAACAATGGGTTCCGTGCCCTGGGAAGAAGCTTCCTGCCCTCCGCCTGCGAATACCATCGGGGCTGCAATCACCAGTACCAGCAGCAGCGACAGATATTTTGCCTTCATAAAAACCTCCTTAATCTTGAAATGTGTAAACGTTTTCTTGTACCTCTTTAGACTCTAAACCCGTTTTATCCATCTGTCAAAGAATTTTTGCCCTTCCCGGTCTATTT encodes:
- a CDS encoding TRAP transporter large permease; the encoded protein is MNLGLIVLITATLVGLAAFIPLGFALGIASLGYMLLQNAPLSIIPQQLHSGANNYVLLALPLFILAGNLMNTGGITRRIIRLAKAMVGHVRGGLALVNIIASMFFAGISGSAVADTGAVGQVLIPAMKKEGYSGRFSAAVTSSSATIGIIIPPSIPMVLHGFVSSTSIGRLFLAGLVPGILVGLFQMAVAYRVSKARSYPKADNFSMHELLSATRDALLALLLPLIILGFISFGITTPTEAGAVAVLYAMLIGFFVYRELTLKDLYEGLIGTVTTTAIIMIILAFSYLLGWALSRQRVPQAIAKTVLNLTENPQLAMLLISGLLIVAGTFLHGAPLQLIVVPMLLPLANRLGIDPLQFGMVVVLCVGIGQQTPPVGSALFVTSSISGEDIINVSKDNLPFVGTILLVLLMVIFFPGISTFIPNLLM
- a CDS encoding TRAP transporter large permease: MGFVLLALFFILFILGFPVVLSIIIPALLYVFSSGVTLTLVTQRMHYALDSYPFIAVPVFIFVGNLMNSSGVTNRIFKFADTLVGRFPGGLAQVNIFASLIFSGMSGAALADVGGLGQIEIKAMKEKGFRGSFASAVTAASATVGPIFPPSIPLVIYGSVASVSIVKLLLAGIMPAVLAVGAMMIMTGVISVVRGYPRAERWPTVKEVVRDFIPAFPALLTPILLIFGMLSGLFTPTEAASATVVYVFFISLVIYRELTWRHILTALFETVKSTSTIMIIVAAAALFGWILAIEQIPQMFSSFLLSISQNPLVLLLILNILLFIVGMFLDSTTATLLLVPIVVPPLVGAGVNEIHLGIVFIFNIMIGLVTPPMGLSLFLISDIAKVSIKDIMSEVAFYLIPLIGTLLMVTYMPQVVLWIPNMLK
- a CDS encoding TRAP transporter small permease, whose protein sequence is MRRIIRLLENITRATSLAALLIMVFVVVLQVTARYVFRRPVGWTEEIALATMIWITFFGSFLAFVEKKHMRISLLYSVLKPSLQRSVLVAGDFFVIILNVYVIHYGLLFAGAFRNLSSPYLGIPMFYQYMIIPIAAFLWIIYLIFEIIEILRNSDYWYYLEEAGGPVGISRKDSEQEHNG
- a CDS encoding AEC family transporter, translating into MNPQTLFIPVLYSLLQLAGIVAIGVLAGRFGGWPKDFYRSLSRLIVQVAFPLYFFARIAKIDAAEIKGAFLFPLAAVVIIAAALAVSVLVFRFLPGSRQERRTYIALSSFGNSGMIPLTITELLPLSLPLFAEQLAPNLPSMYVGAYILAETPILWSIGNFLITGQGRLPKVREIITPPLIGILAGTAAAVSGLNTLFESEDQLLHHLLRSLELLGSLTFPLILFILGTQIGQLQLNRASIGRLLPGTLLVSLVRFFLLPGIFVLIMRIPAFEGRLSFSQKWILFLEMTTPPATNLSLIASKAGMQEDHVSFTILLNYLLYLLVLPLYIVLVFGL
- a CDS encoding TRAP transporter small permease — encoded protein: MKAFIRNLDKYLGTFFLASLILLVIAQIVMRVVFLAPLKGAEELVRYFLICVVFFGAPYAAREGGHIRMEELQTWFPFWLRYPVRLLSFLSAAVVFGIVAYGSVLTLMQNLANRTATLSIPFPIFIMPTVLGFILLTVAYTRMFIRFLRHPDVPWSKNKP
- a CDS encoding TRAP transporter substrate-binding protein, whose amino-acid sequence is MRRVVSLTVLFLLAGFTLWAGGEAEGAAAGEEKLVLTFAHETVEPHPVYLWGERFKENVEKMSGGKMEIDIYPAAELGPAMENAQQAKMGTVDMANLSTPIVQFVDGFGVFDLPFIFKNRDHAYAVAWGEIGEELSRRLIDAHGLRILTYYENGFRQITNNVRPIDKPEDLKGLRIRTPSSEIRVRTFETFGAAASALSFPEVYGALQSGTFDGQENPIINIYSAQLNEVQKYLSITNHVYAFQKTLINEKKYQSLSQEQKDVLHEAAQEASEWVIQFIVDNETDMLNEMVEETGLKVNTANNAAFRKVALEQIWPNYTDRFGELIEKINKAGEQY
- a CDS encoding SDR family NAD(P)-dependent oxidoreductase, whose amino-acid sequence is MSDLDRVFEQAKTVTDRFRLSGRSALVVGGTKGLGQAMALGLAAAGADVCVSGRGPAGLTETAEAINRLGRKGTSFAADVTEEKKVEELMSFMEETYGGIDILVNSQGIVHLQSSTEFDTAAWQRVMDVNLKSIMLTCKYAGRYMLEKKRGKIINISSVRGFQGRAEDLAYAPSKGAVNQITRSLAIEWGPKGVNVNGIAPVFTLTAINKKILSNPEMKNWVLGRIPMKRLGELEDIMGPVIFLASDASDFVNGHILPVDGGWLGA
- a CDS encoding PPC domain-containing DNA-binding protein; translation: MLAIPAANGIECYMISFRRGELIIEELRKFLKEKNIDAGVFTSGIGSFDICNLHAITSTGLPPVDKYYNLEGPVEVGSLGGSVAGGEPHIHVVVSDPPNDKVYVGHLEPGSRCCYRVEVGLIAFKGVKTTRVTDERTGLIDIVEA
- a CDS encoding TRAP transporter substrate-binding protein — encoded protein: MKAKYLSLLLVLVIAAPMVFAGGGQEASSQGTEPIVLKYAHVGIAGEIQTKYADTLAKRIEEKSDGRVKLQVYPNSQLGGVSEMVDGIKSGAIDMGHHDFSSLGKYMTDMSVFNSPFIYRDVDHAIKAGDPNVSPVAQEFSEELVDIAGIRLLGVHYRGARQLSATYPVYSPADMKGKKFRGVPVQLWMTMIEGMGAIPTPVEITELHTALMTGVVLGQENPLENIYAQKFYEVQDYIMMTSHMHAVLVTFINEKSWQKIPEADQALIKEAMVEVRDESVEWVAAVNDEVKQKLMDEGMTFIDESNGLKIDEFREAVLAKLYQDFPNWKPYVERIQQIK